The genome window ACTTTGGTCGTTTAGCTTTGATTTCTGGTTTACTATTTGGTGTAAGTGCGATCGCTCCCCTTGCTGTTTTGGCAGAACCACTTGCTCCTCCAGAAACAGAGCAACTACAGGATAATGATAATATAAATGTTACTGTAGATCCACTTACATTTATAGAATGGACAGCTGGTGGAAGCAACTCATTTAATATTGACTATGGTGATGTATCGGTAAATGATCAATCCATAGGATCTGTCCGATATGTTAGAAACGTTCTGGGAGATTGGAATATTAGGGCGTGTCATCAATTAAGCCATATAACGACTGCGGCTAGATAAATAGCACCAAGAAAATTTATTTTTCGTTTATCATACCTAGTGGCTATGGCTCTATATTGTTTTAATCGGGCAAAAAAGTTCTCAATCAAATGTCTTGCTTGATATAAATACTTATCATATTCTCGTTGTTCTTTTCTATTTCTTTTTGGTGGAATAACCGCTATTTTATCCTGCTTCTTTAGCTTTTCCAGAACTCTTTCATCCGCATCATAACCTTTGTCCCCTAACAAAATATCTGCCTTTATTTCTTTTAGTAAAACATCTGCACCGTCCAAATCACATTTTTGTCCTCCGGTGAGGAAAAAACCTGTAGGATTACCTAATGCGTCAACCGTAGTATGAATTTTTGTACTTAAACCTCCTTTACTTCGACCTATTGCTTCCTCGTTTTTATCCCCCCTTTTGCACCAGCACTATGCTGGTGTGCTCTTACTATGGTTGAATCAATCATGGCATATTCATCGTCACTATCTCCTGCCAAAATTTGAAAAACCTTTTCCCAGACACCTTTTTTATTCCAACGACTAAAACGAGTATGAACCACTCGAAAATCACCAAATCGACTAGGTAAATCTCGCCAAGGAATACCAGCTCGATACCTGTACAATACCGCTTCGACAAAAAGTCGATTATCTTTGGCGGTGACTCCCACTGTACCAAATCGACCCGGTAATAAATCTTTAATTTTTTCCCATTGATCGTCTCTCAAACCATACCTGCGCATCTCTACCATATCCTCACTTTTGTCACAATTACTATCATCCTTATTTTATCTGTTATTCTCTTCTATTTGATGACACGCCCTAAAGCTCAAGGAACTGGAGTCTTAACAGCTAATGTTGGAGGAGCAAATATTCCTTATCAAGTAAAATTAGTTACTCCCAGTGCCGATACAACGAATTTAACCCCTGGAACTACTGCTGGTTATCAAATAACTTCAGAAGCTGGAGTTGTTCTCGCAACAGGAGAAGTTGTAGATACTAATGATGGAGTTACTGATGCAACAGGAGATCTTCAAATAAAAATAAGTGAAGGAACAAGAGTTCCTAATCAAACCTATATTGATACTGTTACTCTTGTATTTAGTGCAGGTCTTGGCAATTAACAACAAAGGTTCAATTGATCGATTTTGAATAAAATCTTCAGTCTTTAGGTAGAAAGTGAAATAAATCAACAAAATACTTTCTACCTCAGAAGATATACAGGGAGGCAAGTAAATGCTAAAAATAAAAAATAAATGGGCTATCTTATTAGCCTGTATGGTGGGTGCAAACCTAGTTAATATTCCCCGCGTGTGGGCTGGATCTAACTTTCAACTAACCCCCAACTCAGTAGAATTACGCCCTTCTGGTCGGGGCATTATGAGAAATTTCTATGTTACCAGCACTGGCACCGAGCCTGTGGCGGTACAAGTAAGAATGATGAAATGGGGTGTTGCGCTTGATGGTACAGAGACTCAAAACGAAGAAGAAGAAGACTTCTTGGTTTATCCCCCTCAAATGATTATCAACCCCGGACAACGGCAGGTAGTGAGGGTAACATGGTTAGGAGATCCTGAACCTGACCACGAATTGATTTATAAGGCGGTTTTTGAGCAGTTACCTATCAACTTACGGCAGGTAGAAAACCCTAATCCTACAGGTATTGTGGTCAATTTAAATGTTACTGTTACTTATATTCCTCTGATTTATGTGACTCCTGATGGAGCTAGCGCCAATATTGTGGTGGATAGCATTACCCGTCAAACAGGGGCAGATGGTAAAGAGCAATTGGCGGTTACTTTTGAAAATCAGGGTAACAGACGAGGGTTGTTTAATAATTTAAGTCTGGCTATTTCTTCACCCACGAACCCTGAAAATAGTATCACTGTTGCAGGTACTGACATTAAAGACGATAAGGGTGCTTTTGTGTTGGCTGGTAGTAAACGTCAATTCATTTTGCCTTTACCTGATGGTGTCCCTGCGGGGGATTTGGTGGCTACTTTGGAAGCTAATTAGGTAGGGTGAATAATTGCTCAGGAAATAATGGGAGAGGGCAATGATGAATTTATTAATCAAGTGGGTGTTTATATTTGGGTTTACGGTGTTCAATTGTGCTGGGGTGATGGCTGGGGAAAGTTCAGTGTCATCGGTGCCACGGAACATAGTGCTTAAACCCAATGCCACCGAAGGTTATGCGCAAACCATGCGTACACCTCCCGTGGTAGAGGTAAATACTGATACCATGATTATAATTTTGCCTCCCTTGGAAATTTTTCGGGAGATGGAGATATTTTTAGATCCTCTCTCGAATTTATTTTTTGATGATGATGATGTGGTATTTGTTAATAGTTTGTAAGAGTTTGATCCCCCCTAGCCCCCCTTAATAAGGGGGGAATGTAGCTTGTGGTAGTGTTGGTGGATAGCTCTAGTTCTTGGATTCTTTCTAGGGCTTCTAGGTAGCTGTCTTTGTCGTTACGGTGGAGGTATGCTCTGGCGGCTTGGAAGAGATCTTTTTGGGCGGAGTCTAGGTTGCCCATTTGATAGTGGGTTAATCCTCGATTGTAGATAGCGTCGTAGTAATGGGGATTGAGGATGAGAGTTTGGTTATAATCAGCGATCGCCTTTTGGTATTCACCCAGATAAAAATAACTATTGGCACGATTATAATAAGCACGATAATAATTAGGATCTAGGTTAATGGCTTGGTTAAAGTCATCGATTGCCCGTTGGTGATCGTCGTCAAGACTGAAAAGGTTGCCTCGGTTGAGATAGGCTGGGATATAATCGGGAGCTAATTGTAGGGTTTGATTGTAATCGGCGATCGCCCTTTGGAATTGATTAAGACGCTCAAAGGATAGACCACGATTATAATAAGGCTCTGGCACAAAAGGAGAAAGAATGATAACTTGGGAAAAAACCTCGATGGCAGATTGATAGTTTCCCGATTCTCCTAGATTAACTCCCTGCTCAAATAAAACCTCTGGCTGAATTTCAAGCTCCGCCCCTAAAGGCTTAATAGAAGTTAGTAGAATAAGCAAAGAAACCGATAAAGAACCAATGGAAAAAGTAATATACTTAAACAGTAATTTCATGACCAAACTATCACCAACGGAATAGCTCAATTCTAGCCCGAAAACAAGTCTTTGAAGATTGATGTTTGTGAATCACCTACCCTATAATATTGCCACTACTCCCGTAGATATTTTTTTAGTTCAAGAAACAGAAATTAATGGCGATCGCCCCAACGACCTTAACCAAAATACCGACGAACTATTTGAGAGAATATTTAATAGACCTAGACCCACAGGACTACAAAGAATTATCGTACCACTATTCATCAACGATCAACCCCAAGGAGAAATAGTTGTTTTTGTTGCCCTAGGAAATGGAGATAATCTGGAAATAGTTGCCACCACCCTACTCAGTCGCATCAGAGAATATGTACGCCCCGATGTCCAAGAAGCCCTAGAACAATTGGTGGGCGATAGTGATAACCTTACCATCAACGGCATCCAGTCCACAGGCATTGATGGATTTTTTGATGGGCAACAATTACAACTAAGACTACAAATTCCCCCAAATTTACGTAGAACCATCGTTTACGGCTCAGGAAACCAAAATTTGCCCCCAGGGGCAGAAAATGCCATTAGACCAGCTTCTCTGAGCGGTTTTGTGAATCTCAGGGGCAGACAATCCTACCTTTGGAGTGGTAGTGGTAACCTCGGACGAGAAACCTTTGGGCTGGGCGTAGATGGAGCAATCAATTATCGAGGCTGGGTATTGGAAGGCAGTGGCACCTATAGCGAAGGGGCAACCCCCTCCTTTGTCAGGTCTGATATTCGCTTGGTGAGGGATGACCCCAACAACGGTATCCGCTATGTCATGGGGGATTTATTCAGCTTCACAAGGGGTTATCAAAGTTTTGTTCCCATGGGAGGCATCGCCATGGTGCGCAATTTTTCTTTGCAACCATACCTTGTCACTGTACCCACAGGACAATTTGAATTTTTCCTCGAGCGCCCCTCCACGGTGGGAATATTTGTCAACGGCTTATTGCGACAAACCCTACAACTTCCTGCGGGAACTCAGGATATTCGTAATTTTGCCCTCAGTACAGGACAGAATAATATTACCCTACAAATTACCGATGATGTGGGACAAGTGCGCAACCTCTCCTTTTCTGCACCCCTCGCCTCGGACTTATTGGCGGTGGGTTTAAGTCAATTTGGGGTAGGAGTGGGTGTACCCTCTTTTAGTGAAGAAGGCACCCGAAATTATGATACGTCTCGCCCCATTGCCACGGGCTTTTATCGCCAAGGTATTGCCCCTAACCTTACCCTAGGAGCTTATTTTCAGGGGGCGAATGTGCAACAGTTATTTGGCTCGGAGGGCGTTTTAGCAACCAATTTGGGAAATTTTGGTTGGGATATGGCACTGAGTAACAATCCTGTGGGGGTTGACCATAGTTTTCGTCTCAGGTATCAATATTTACCCCTCACCACGGCAGGGCGTAGGGCGCCTAATTTTGGTTTTAATGTGGAATATCAGGGGCCTTTTTTTCAGCGGTTTGGTAACTTGAGCATTGGTAATCCTGACAATGTTTTTAGTGATTCTGTTAATACGGTGGCGTGGAATTTAGGTGTTAATTATGGACAAAGATTAACCGATAATTTAGGGGTTAATTTTAATGTCGGTTATCAAATAGGAAGTTTAGATAATCCTGATGGTTATCGAGGGGCGATCGCCCTTAACACCAGATTAAGTAGTAATATGTCCTTAAACGTTAACCTTAGCCATCGTTGTCAACAGTCGGGGGAAGATGATACTCAGTTGAGGGTAAACCTATTACAAAGCGGTAGAAACCAGTCTATCAGTGCTAGAAATACCCTAACCACCGAAGGAGAAGGCACCACGGAAGTAAGGTGGAATCGCCGTAATCCCAACACCTTCAACAGTATTAATAGTAATCTCACCCTTAATCTTAATCCCCAGCCCCGCAGTTTTGGCTCTCGTTTAGGCTTGGATTATCGTACCTTTTTTGGTAGTCTCAATTTTGCCCATAACTATGATCAAAGCCAACAAAGAAGTAATCTTAACTTTGATACCGCTTTTGTTTTTGCAGGGGGGCGTCTTGGTTGGACTCGTCCTGTGACGGATAGTTTTGTGATTATTGCCCGTAATGATAATTTTTCAAATCAATCTATTGTGGTTAATCCTAGCACAAGGGGACACATTGCCGAAGCAGGAATTTTTGGACCCGCTGTGGTGCCAACTTTAAGCTCCTACTCTCTGAGCAATATTCGCATTGATGCCCCTGATTTACCCCTCGGTTTTGATTTGGGAGAATCGGCTTTTACCCTTTACCCTACCTACAGAAGTGGTAGCGTTATTGTGGTGGGTACTGATGCTACTGTGTTTGTCAGGGGTACTTTACAAGATGGGGAAGGAAATCCCATTGCCCTTCAAGCAGGGGAAGTGATTTCCCTTTCTAATCCTGATTTTGAACCTTTAACCTTATTTACCAATCAGGTGGGGTGTACAGTAACAAATTAAATGACGTGATAACAAATTATTGTCGCTGAAAGTAAATACTTCTAAAATCTTTGTGCATAAAGCATCACTACTTATACTTCCCTAAATCAGGTTTGATCGTTTTTCAAATTAAATTAACAAATTAAGTGTCGTTTTTCTGAAATATAACAAATTATATGTCATATAATAAATATTAATCTACTATGTATTAATAAAACATTTATGTAGGAGTTATGGGGATGGATGACCAATTTTCCGATGCACCAGAATTAATAACTCAACTCTCTCCCGAAGAACAGAAAATAGCTGATGTCATTGAAGACTTACTGGAGCCGTGCGATCAGGCGAAGCCTGCCACTTCGTGACCGCAAAACTTATGGGGAAAAGTTAAAACGAGCATCAATCCAATTGAATAAGTCAGTTCGCACTATCCAAAGATATGTCAAACAATGGGAAAAAGATGGTTTGCATGGCATCGCCCAAAATAATCGAGCAGATAAGGGATCTTATAGAATTGATAGACGATTGCAGGATTTTATTGTTAAGACTTATCGGGAAGGCAATAAAGGTAGTCGAAGAATTACTCCCAAGCAAGTTTATTTACGGGCATTCGCTCAAGCCGAGAATTGGGGTATCAACCCTCCCTCTCACATGACGGTGTATCGTATCCTCAATCCAATTATTGCTGAAAAAGAAAATAAGAAAAGGGTTAGAAGTCCGGGGTGGAGAGGTACAAGGTTAGCTGTATCCACCAGAGCAGGGACAGATATTAATGTGGAGTATAGTAATCATGTGTGGCAATGTGACCATACTCGAGCTGATATTCTTCTCGTAGATAAATTTGGTGAATTATTAGGCAGACCTTGGCTAACCACAGTAATAGATACTTATTCTCGCTGTATTATGGGTATACATCTTGGTTTTGATGCCCCTAGTTCTCAAGTGGTTGCTTTGGCTCTACGTCACGCTATTTTACCCAAAAGTTATAGTTCTGACTATGGACTACACGAGGATTGGGGAACTTATGGTAAACCTGAGTATTTTTACACTGACGGCGGTAAAGATTTTCGTTCTAATCATCTTCAACAAATCAGCTTACAGTTAGGTTTTACTTGTCATTTACGCAGTCGCCCTAGTGAGGGTGGTGTGGTAGAACGTCCTTTTAAAACCTTGAACACGGAGGTATTTTCTACTTTACCAGGATATACAGGTGGTAATGTTCAAGAACGTCCAGAGGATGCGGAAAAGGAAGCCTGTTTAACGTTGAAAGATTTGGAGAAACTAATTGTCCGCTACATTGTGGATAACTACAATCAACGTCTTGATGCTCGTATGGGAGAACAAACTCGTTTTGTGCGTTGGGAAGCTGGATTACTTTCTGTGCCACATATTCTTTCTGAACGAGAGTTAGATATTTGCTTAATGAAACAGTCACGGAGAAGAGTGCAAAAGGGTGGTCATCTCCAATTTGAAAATCTGATTTATAAGGGAGAATATCTCGCAGGTTATGAAGGAGAAACTATCATCATTCGCTATGACCCTAGGGATATTACAAGCATTTTAGTATATCGTCGTGAGAATAATAAAGAGGTTTTCCTGACTCGTGCCTATGCGGTGGATTTAGAGTGTGAGTCTTTATCCTTGATCGATGCGAAAGCTAGTGCTAAAAGAGTAAGAAATGCTGGAAGAAGTTTGAGTAATCGTAGCATTTTGATGGAGGTAGAGGAACGCTCGAACTTTACAGTGAAGAAAACGAAAAAACAACGACAGAAAGAGGAACAAGAACGAGTCAAGCCTTCCATACCTTCCCCTGTCTTGAAAACAACGGAACTAGAAGATGAGCCTTCTGGTTTTTCTGATGATCATTGGGTGGAGGTTGTTGACTATGAAGAACTACAAGAAGATTTCGATTTTTAGGGGTTAGCCATGAAAGCGGAAAATGTAGCAGAACAATTGGGTAAGATTGATGTCCCTGAAGCAAATCTACAGGAGGAGATCAAAAGATTAGAGGGTAAAACGGTGGTAAGTTTAGAGCAAGTTGCGATACTTCATGAATGGTTGGAAAGTAAGCGTCAATCGAAACAGTCTTGTCGAGTGGTGGGGGAATCTCGTACGGGGAAAACTATTGCGTGTAATTCTTATCGTTTGAGACATAAGCCAATTCAAGAGAAGGGTAAACCTCCTCAAGTTCCAGTAATTTATTTACAAGTACCCCAAGAATGTGGAGCAAAAGATTTATTTCAAGGAATTATTGAACACCTCAAGTATCAGATGACTAAGGGTACGGTAGCTGAAATCAGAAAAAGGGCGATGACAGTATTGCAAGGATGTGGTGTAGAGATGATCATTTTTGATGAGGCAGATCGCTGTAAACCAAAGACTTTTGCCGAAATTCGGGATATTTTTGATCATCTCAATATTGCGATTGTTCTTGTGGGTACAGATCGTTTGGATGCGGTAGTAAAGAAGGATGAGCAAGTTTATAATCGTTTTCGGGCTTGTTATCGGTTTGGTAAGTTAGGGGGAGAAGAATTTAGTCGTACTGTCAACATTTGGGAGAAACAGGTGTTGAAGCTACCTGTGGCTTCTAATTTAACGAATAAAAGGATGTTGAAATTGATTGGGGAGGCGACTCAGGGTTACATCGGGATTATGGATATGGTTTTGCGTGATGCTGCAATTCGTTCTCTGAAGAAGGGACTTAACAAGATTGATTATGACACTTTAAAGGAAGTTGTACAGGAGTATAAATAATGGAAATTGAGCCTTGGTGGTTTACCGTAACACCTTACGAGGGTGAAAGCATCAGTCATTTTTTAGGTCGTTTTCGACGGGAGAATGTGCTTACTGTTTCTGGTTTGGGCAAGATAACTGGACTCTACGGGGCGATCGCCCGTTGGGAGAAGTTTCGTTTTAATCCTCCTCCTTCCCTTGAACAATTGGAGAAGTTAAGTGCGATCGTACAAGTGGAGGTAGCAACCTTACAAACGATGTTTCCTTCTGCCCCTATGAAAATGACTCCTATTCGTCTTTGTTCGGTTTGTTATGGTGAAAAGCCTTATCATCGCATGAAATGGCAGTATAAGGAGATTTATAAGTGCGAAAGGCATCAAGTAAAACTGTTATCGGAATGCCCTAATTGTGGGGCAAGATTCAAGTTTCCTGCTTTATGGGTTGATGCTTGGTGTCATCGGTGTTTTACCCCTTTTGCTGACTACACATAAAAATAACTATCCTGAAAAGTTTCTAGCAAATTTTGTTAAAATTCTTTGGCTAGGATGTGCAGAAAGACTCACTAATTTATTAACTAAAGCTACAGGGAATAAAGCAGAATCATACATATCACAATGTAACTTCTCGACATTATCAAGTATTATTTGTAAATTAGGTAAATTATTAATGGTTGGATTTTTCTTAAGTTCTCTAACAGGTACTGCAACAACATACATTTGTCCATTTCTCGTTTTAAAAATAACTTTATGTCCATAATTGCTAGTAGAAGCATAAGGACGATTAGGATCACCTGTTCCTGATAAAATACAGCGATAAATATAATCATCGCTCAAAATGAGTGCTTTTCCAAGTTCTAATTTGTTTTGTATATCTTGAGCGTGATCAACAAAAGCACCACTTTTTTCTAATCCAGCTAATAAAATATTTTGTTTATCAAAAAGCCAGTTTACTAAATCCTGCATTGCAACATGAAGTTGTGCAGTTTGTCCAAAAAAGCCAGTTGAACCATCTTTAATAAATAAAACTTTTTTAAGCATTTGTGGTTGTTTATTATATAATAATCGAATCAAATGAATAATAATTAAATGTTCAATTACATTAAGTAAATAACCTAAAATACCTGCTGCTCCTGTTTCTTCGTCAATAACTTCATGAAGACGAAAAATATCAGTTAAATAAATTTTCCCGCCAGTTTCAGGACAATTAAAAGTATAATCTCTATTCATTTTATCTTCTGACAAAAGAATTGGATTACCTTCTAAAGTTAATGGATTTGTTGCCAGGTTATAAGATTTGTCGTTTTCTGTTCTTTGTCCTTGCTTATATTTACGAAACACAAACCATGCTAAGGTATCTATTAAACTTTTATCTTCATCTAAATTATTGTTAAGGAAAAATTCATAAATTGCTTTTAATACAGTACCTTTTAAGGTCTGACTATCTTTAAAGCATAAATTACGAGTAGGTAAAGCTAATTTTAAACGTTGTATATTTTTTAATTTAGCCATATCTTTAGGATCAATAAAAGCTGATGCGTCAATTTCTGCTAAATCATCTAATTTAAAAAATAATGCTCCAAACTGCAAAAAATGAATAGTTCGTGAAGGAAAGTCTTTATTTAAAACTACTTCTGTATAACCTCCATCTACAGCAATAATAGCTTCTACAGGATTATTTTCAGGAGGTTCAAAATCTTTTATCAATTCTTCAATAGAAACTCCATCAACTTGAAGTGGTTTTTCCATTCTTTCCATAACTGCTTTAACTTCAGGATCATTGATAATGTGATGATGTGAAGCTTTACTAGCACTTTCAAAAGGACGGCGGTTATTTTTACTTGTATATCCCATAATATTTGACCTTAATAAAATTTTATTTTTCTGGAGGAAAGCGATCTATTTGAACAGGAATAACAAAAGGGTTGCTGTAAGTTTTCATACGTACAAAACCTTTATCTGTATCTTGACTAAAGCGAATTAAGCTTTCGGTAAAGTCACTAAAATCATAATATTTTCTCAATTCTCTAATTTCATCTTCATTGTTCAAATGAGATATAAACCAGTTTTGAGTAGATTTTAAAATGTTGCTACTAATAGAGCTTACTTCTTGAGTTGCATAGATTAAACCGAGATTTAATTTAGCTCCTTCTTTAGCCAATCTATTGTAAATCTGAGATAAATCTTTATCATCTTTTTTAGGGAAAAGATTATGTGCTTCTTCAAAATAAAATTGAATAAAATTGTTAGGACGAGTGCTAGTAAAACGACTGATCGCATCGGTAAAAATTCTTTGACATATTCTTTCACTAAACATTGATTGTATTTCTGCATTGCCAAGCGAAAGATCAACAATAACAATTTTACCTTGTCTTAAATTGTTTAAAATATCTTGATCAAATGGTTCTTGTTTAGTGCTAGTATGTTGTTCTTTAACTGGATTAAAGATACGAAATCCTGCACAAAGAGAACTTTTACCAGAATTTGTTTTACGAGTTAACATAACCAACAAAGCTTTTAAATCTTCATCTGCCCATTCTTTTCCATCATGACTTTGCCTATACTTAGAAAACGTATTATTGGGATCTTCAGCATAAATGTCCCATAAAATTTCCCACCAGTTAGCCGCTTCTTCTAAAGTTAATCCTGAAGAAGGATTAATATTTGGATTTACGTCATTACGAACATCTTGATTGGCTGAAAATTTCACTCTAAAGTTACTGTTGTTATTTGTAACTTTAAAACCAGCTTTATAGAGACAGCATAAATACACAGCAACTTTTCTATCATAACGAGCTTGTGCTGAATGATTTGTTTGATAATCTTCAGGTTTACTTAAATCTACTGATTTAAAATTCATTGCAAATCTTGTTGTATCTTCCGCAATCGTAGGATAGCTTTTAATTAATTCAAAACCATTTTCAATTTCTTCATAGAAATTAACTTTCATTTCCCTAAAACCTTCTTTGGGAACTGTGGAATACCTAACAGTTTGTTCTTGGTATAAATCAA of Cyanobacterium sp. HL-69 contains these proteins:
- the fimC gene encoding type 7 secretion system fimbrial chaperone FimC, whose product is MLKIKNKWAILLACMVGANLVNIPRVWAGSNFQLTPNSVELRPSGRGIMRNFYVTSTGTEPVAVQVRMMKWGVALDGTETQNEEEEDFLVYPPQMIINPGQRQVVRVTWLGDPEPDHELIYKAVFEQLPINLRQVENPNPTGIVVNLNVTVTYIPLIYVTPDGASANIVVDSITRQTGADGKEQLAVTFENQGNRRGLFNNLSLAISSPTNPENSITVAGTDIKDDKGAFVLAGSKRQFILPLPDGVPAGDLVATLEAN
- the fimD gene encoding type 7 secretion system outer membrane secretin FimD — encoded protein: MFVNHLPYNIATTPVDIFLVQETEINGDRPNDLNQNTDELFERIFNRPRPTGLQRIIVPLFINDQPQGEIVVFVALGNGDNLEIVATTLLSRIREYVRPDVQEALEQLVGDSDNLTINGIQSTGIDGFFDGQQLQLRLQIPPNLRRTIVYGSGNQNLPPGAENAIRPASLSGFVNLRGRQSYLWSGSGNLGRETFGLGVDGAINYRGWVLEGSGTYSEGATPSFVRSDIRLVRDDPNNGIRYVMGDLFSFTRGYQSFVPMGGIAMVRNFSLQPYLVTVPTGQFEFFLERPSTVGIFVNGLLRQTLQLPAGTQDIRNFALSTGQNNITLQITDDVGQVRNLSFSAPLASDLLAVGLSQFGVGVGVPSFSEEGTRNYDTSRPIATGFYRQGIAPNLTLGAYFQGANVQQLFGSEGVLATNLGNFGWDMALSNNPVGVDHSFRLRYQYLPLTTAGRRAPNFGFNVEYQGPFFQRFGNLSIGNPDNVFSDSVNTVAWNLGVNYGQRLTDNLGVNFNVGYQIGSLDNPDGYRGAIALNTRLSSNMSLNVNLSHRCQQSGEDDTQLRVNLLQSGRNQSISARNTLTTEGEGTTEVRWNRRNPNTFNSINSNLTLNLNPQPRSFGSRLGLDYRTFFGSLNFAHNYDQSQQRSNLNFDTAFVFAGGRLGWTRPVTDSFVIIARNDNFSNQSIVVNPSTRGHIAEAGIFGPAVVPTLSSYSLSNIRIDAPDLPLGFDLGESAFTLYPTYRSGSVIVVGTDATVFVRGTLQDGEGNPIALQAGEVISLSNPDFEPLTLFTNQVGCTVTN
- a CDS encoding TPR repeat, encoding MKLLFKYITFSIGSLSVSLLILLTSIKPLGAELEIQPEVLFEQGVNLGESGNYQSAIEVFSQVIILSPFVPEPYYNRGLSFERLNQFQRAIADYNQTLQLAPDYIPAYLNRGNLFSLDDDHQRAIDDFNQAINLDPNYYRAYYNRANSYFYLGEYQKAIADYNQTLILNPHYYDAIYNRGLTHYQMGNLDSAQKDLFQAARAYLHRNDKDSYLEALERIQELELSTNTTTSYIPPLLRGARGDQTLTNY
- a CDS encoding Mobile element protein — its product is MKAENVAEQLGKIDVPEANLQEEIKRLEGKTVVSLEQVAILHEWLESKRQSKQSCRVVGESRTGKTIACNSYRLRHKPIQEKGKPPQVPVIYLQVPQECGAKDLFQGIIEHLKYQMTKGTVAEIRKRAMTVLQGCGVEMIIFDEADRCKPKTFAEIRDIFDHLNIAIVLVGTDRLDAVVKKDEQVYNRFRACYRFGKLGGEEFSRTVNIWEKQVLKLPVASNLTNKRMLKLIGEATQGYIGIMDMVLRDAAIRSLKKGLNKIDYDTLKEVVQEYK
- the tniQ gene encoding transposase, with translation MEIEPWWFTVTPYEGESISHFLGRFRRENVLTVSGLGKITGLYGAIARWEKFRFNPPPSLEQLEKLSAIVQVEVATLQTMFPSAPMKMTPIRLCSVCYGEKPYHRMKWQYKEIYKCERHQVKLLSECPNCGARFKFPALWVDAWCHRCFTPFADYT